In a single window of the Thunnus thynnus chromosome 9, fThuThy2.1, whole genome shotgun sequence genome:
- the etfdh gene encoding electron transfer flavoprotein-ubiquinone oxidoreductase, mitochondrial, translating into MFPASRYSSKAHRCIRALKTVQTEHAAPQLYTTLHRRTCSSGSAPRITTHYTIHPRDKDPRWEGIEMERFADEADVVIVGGGPAGLSAAIRLKQLANEQEKELRVCLVEKASQIGAHTLSGACLEPSALNELFPDWKERGAPLNTPVTEDIFSILTKKHRIPVPMLPGLPMNNHGNYIVRLGNFVRWLGEQAEELGVELYPGYAASEVLFHEDGSVKGIATNDVGIAKDGSPKDVFERGMELHAKVTLFGEGCHGHLAKQLYKQFNLRENCEPQTYAIGLKELWTIDEKKWRPGRVEHSVGWPLNRNTYGGSFLYHLNEGEPLVALGFVVGLDYTNPYLSPFREFQRWKHHPFVAPTLEGGNRIAYGARALNEGGMQSIPKLTFPGGLLIGCSPGFMNVPKIKGTHTAMKSGMLAAEAIFPKVTAESLDSETAGLHIPEYADMLKESWVWKELHSVRNIRPSFHNYFGLYGGMVYTGIFYWVFRGKEPWTLKHCGLDSDQLKPAKDCTPIEYPKPDGKISFDLLSSVALSGTNHEGDQPAHLTLKNDSIPVDRNLAIYDGPEQRFCPAGVYEYVPVETGDGMRLQINAQNCVHCKTCDIKDPSQNINWVVPEGGGGPAYNGM; encoded by the exons ATGTTTCCAGCTAGCAGATACTCAAGTAAAG CCCATAGGTGTATCAGGGCACTGAAGACGGTACAGACAGAGCATGCTGCCCCTCAGCTGTACACAACACTACACAGACGAACATGCTCTTCTGGGTCAGCACCTCGTATCACAACACACTATACCATCCACCCTCGGGATAAAGATCCAAGATGGGAAG GGATCGAAATGGAGAGGTTTGCAGATGAGGCAGATGTGGTAATAGTTGGTGGGGGCCCTGCCGGCCTCTCAGCAGCCATTCGTCTGAAGCAGCTAGCCAATGAACAGGAGAAAGAGCTGCGAGTGTGCCTGGTGGAGAAGGCTTCCCAGATTGGAGCGCACACCCTGTCAGGAGCCTGTCTGGAGCCCAGCGCCCTCAATGAACTTTTTCCTGATTGGAAGGAACGAGGG GCTCCTCTGAACACCCCGGTGACTGAAGATATATTCAGCATtttaacaaagaaacacagaatTCCTGTCCCCATGTTGCCAG GTCTGCCCATGAATAACCACGGTAACTACATTGTGAGGCTGGGGAACTTTGTGCGCTGGCTGGGGGAGCAGGCGGAGGAGCTTGGAGTAGAGCTGTACCCTGGTTACGCTGCATCTGAG GTCTTGTTCCATGAAGATGGAAGCGTCAAAGGAATTGCCACCAATGATGTAGGCATCGCTAAGGATGGCTCGCCGAAG GATGTTTTCGAGAGGGGAATGGAGCTCCATGCTAAAGTCACATTGTTTGGAGAGGGCTGTCATGGCCATTTGGCCAAGCAGCTTTACAAGCAGTTCAACCTGCGTGAGAACTGTGAACCCCAGACCTACGCCATTGGCCTGAAGGAG ctgtggACGATTGATGAGAAGAAGTGGAGGCCAGGCAGAGTGGAGCATTCTGTGGGCTGGCCCCTGAACAGGAACACATACGGTGGCTCCTTCCTGTATCACCTGAATGAAGGAGAGCCGCTGGTGGCCTTGGGCTTTGTG GTTGGTCTAGACTACACCAACCCTTACCTGAGCCCCTTCAGAGAGTTCCAGCGCTGGAAGCATCATCCCTTTGTCGCACCTACTTTGGAGGGAGGCAACAGGATTGCTTATGGAGCCAGGGCCCTGAACGAGGGAGGAATGCAG tcTATCCCAAAGTTGACTTTCCCTGGAGggctgctgattggctgcagtCCTGGTTTCATGAACGTCCCAAAGATCAAAGGCACCCACACAGCTATGAAGAGTGGCATGCTGGCTGCCGAGGCCATTTTTCCCAAAGTCACAGCAGAGAGCCTGGATTCAGAGACGGCAG GACTCCACATACCTGAGTATGCTGACATGTTGAAGGAGTCGTGGGTGTGGAAAGAGCTGCACTCGGTGAGAAACATCAGGCCATCCTTCCACAATTACTTTGGCCTGTACGGTGGCATGGTCTATACTGGGATCTTCTACTGGGTCTTCAGAGGAAAGGAGCCATGGACGCTCAAACACTGTG GCCTTGATTCAGACCAGCTCAAACCAGCTAAAGATTGCACACCGATTGAGTATCCAAAGCCTGACGGCAAGATAAGCTTCGACCTGctctcctctgtggctctgagcGGTACCAACCACGAGGGGGACCAGCCTGCCCATCTAACCCTAAAGAATGACAGCATCCCGGTCGATAGGAACCTGGCCATATACGATGGTCCTGAGCAACGCTTCTGCCCTGCAG GTGTGTACGAGTATGTTCCCGTGGAAACAGGAGATGGGATGCGGTTGCAGATTAACGCTCAGAACTGTGTCCACTGTAAGACCTGCGACATCAAAGACCCGAGCCAGAACATCAACTGGGTCGTGCCTGAGGGTGGCGGCGGACCAGCTTACAACGGGATGTGA
- the ppid gene encoding peptidyl-prolyl cis-trans isomerase D, producing the protein MSHPTPSDKPSNPKNPRVFLDVDIDGGRAGRIVLELFADITPKTAENFRALCTGEKGIGQSTGKPLHFKGCPFHRIIKKFMIQGGDFSNHNGTGGESIYGEKFEDENFHYKHDKVGLLSMANAGPDTNGSQFFITTVPTPHLDGKHVVFGQVLKGMGVVKMLESIDTTDDTPEKPCVIADCGEHKDGDSWGVAPSDGSGDTHPDFPEDSDIDFKDVDKVLSVAEDVKNIGNNLFKSQDWKTAVKKYSKALRYLAESGDQLEEDVQKKLEPTAISCFLNTAACNLKMQLWQEAVDSCNEALELDQANTKALFRRAQAWQGLKEYSKAMTDLKKAQGVAPEDKAISNEMKRVQLKVQEEKEKEKKIYAKMFA; encoded by the exons ATGTCTCACCCAACACCGTCTGACAAGCCTTCAAATCCTAAAAACCCTCGTGTCTTCCTTGATGTAGACATTGATGGAGGAAGAg CTGGCCGAATAGTTCTGGAGCTGTTTGCTGATATCACTCCTAAGACTGCTGAAAACTTCCGGGCCCTCTGCACTGGAGAGAAAGGCATTGGCCAATCGACTGGGAAACCGCTGCACTTCAAAGGATGCCCGTTCCACAGAA TTATCAAAAAGTTCATGATCCAAGGAGGTGACTTCTCCAACCATAATGGCACCGGGGGCGAGAGCATCTACGGGGAGAAGTTTGAGGATGAAAACTTCCACTACAAG CATGACAAAGTGGGTCTGCTAAGTATGGCCAACGCCGGGCCGGACACCAACGGCTCACAGTTCTTCATCACTACTGTTCCCACGCCGCACTTAGACGGCAAACATGTGGTCTTTGGACAAGTATTGAAGGGGATGGGTGTAGTAAAAATGCTGGAGTCCATTGATACTACGGATGACACTCCTGAAAAG CCATGTGTCATAGCAGACTGCGGTGAGCATAAGGACGGGGACAGCTGGGGTGTTGCACCAAGCGACGGGTCAGGAGACACCCACCCAGACTTCCCCGAGGACTCCGACATCGACTTTAAAGAT GTTGACAAAGTTCTGTCTGTGGCTGAGGATGTGAAGAATATCGGGAACAACCTTTTTAAGAGTCAAGACTGGAAAACTGCAGTCAAAAAATATAGCAAAGCCCTCAG GTATTTGGCGGAGAGCGGAGATCAGCTGGAGGAGGATGTGCAGAAGAAGCTGGAGCCCACTGCCATCAGCTGCTTCCTCAACACAGCAGCGTGCAATCTGAAGATGCAGCTGTGGCAGGAAGCTGTGGACAGCTGCAACGAG GCTCTGGAGCTGGACCAAGCCAACACCAAGGCCCTGTTCCGGAGGGCCCAGGCCTGGCAGGGGTTAAAGGAATACAGCAAAGCCATG actGATCTGAAGAAAGCTCAGGGAGTAGCTCCAGAAGACAAAG cTATCAGCAACGAGATGAAGAGAGTCCAGCTTAAAGTccaggaggagaaggagaaagagaagaaaatctaTGCCAAAATGTTCGCGTGA
- the LOC137188797 gene encoding protein SPMIP2: MQNSEAAAEGPHHGQRMIFTGPDGIGDYRPRSNYFPQYIGVGASSPEATGDLSFLCRAAPNAPPPIPRQSFVGEVGWGWQYNQLLNSGTLLSNMQIKKTELRTALEDRVTHRFQDKQANMMDDSQVNTKFHRNRQS, from the exons AAAGGATGATTTTTACAG GCCCAGATGGAATTGGTGACTACAGGCCAAGATCCAATTATTTCCCCCAGTACATCGGTGTGGGTGCCTCATCACCTGAGGCCACAGGTGACCTCAGTTTCTTGTGCCGGGCTGCACCAAATGCCCCTCCACCTATACCCAGGCAGAGCTTTGTGGGGGAGGTTGGCTGGGGCTGGCAGTACAACCAGCTGTTGAACAGCGGGACACTGCTCAGCAATATGCAAATTAAG AAAACTGAGTTACGAACAGCGCTGGAGGACAGAGTGACTCACAGGTTCCAGGACAAACA AGCGAACATGATGGATGACTCACAAGTCAACACCAAGtttcacagaaacagacagagctAA